The DNA region TCGCTCTAAATCTTGATTAATTTGATGCAGGGTTTCCTGAGCGCTGGCCCGCTCAATCGCCACACCCAAAGTCCGACACGCTGCGATGAGCATATCCTGCTGGGGAGAATTTTCCAGTCGGTGTATATTGCGCGATTCTAAGGTTAACACCCCAATCACCCGACCATCAGAAGTAGGAATGGGAAAAATCCCCAATTGGCCAATGTTCGGATGGCGAAATATCTCGAGTGATTGGGGATGGTTACAGTAATTTTCAATAAATAAGGGTTCTCCGGTACGGACAACTTCCCAGAGCAAACCTTGACCCTGGGGAATGCCTTTTTGTAGTAAGGATTCCATTTCTTCCACCACGGGTTTACCACAACTGGCAATAAATTGACCGGAAATATTATTGGTTAAGGGGCCGGCTAGTCGTTCCTCCCCTTCTCCGCTAATCACTTTAATATCCCCAAATGCTGAGTCCATCGTTTCTATGAGATAATTCAGGGCATATTGACCCATATCTTTCAGGGAAACTGGGGTCTGTAGCCGTTCATTGAGGCCTAACAGGAAACGGAGACGCTTGACCTCTGCATTTAAGCTTTCTTCCATCAGGGCTGCTTGTTTGAGTGCTTGGCGATCGCGGGTCACATCGCGGAAAATCAGTAATCGTCCTTCATTAGAAGTAGCTGTTGTTGAAATTTCCAAGTGAATTCCATTAGATTGTTCAACTTCAATGGCTACATCCGTTTTTGCCGATCCGATAATTCTGGATTTGAGTTCTTGACATTCTCCTGGACTCCAATAGCCTTGATGGATTAAGTGGCTAATAACCGTTTCAATATGGGGCTGTTTTTGTAGATACTCAAGGTCAACTTCCCACAACTGAGCCAACTTCTGGTTAAACAAGACCAAGTGATGGGAAGCGTCGAATAGAGCGATCGCGTTGTCCATTTGAGACAAAATTAATTCTTGTTCTTCTTGAAGACGCTGTAGATCCATGGCAGTTTATTCTCGGTTGGGGGATACAAGCATGGCATTATCTTCCCAATGTACTCAACTGACGAGATATATCTTCGCATAACGTTACATTTCTTGAGGTCAGGTGACTCGGCTTTCGATCTATAGCAGAGAAAGGGAGAGTTAGGACATTTTCTATTACCTATTGCCTATTGCCTCAAACCATAACCTCACTATCCTAATCAACTCTTTCACTGCTATAGATTGCGATCGCACCTCATCGATTTCTATTTTACAAAAATTCATAAAAACATAAATTCAGACATTAAATTTAGTATTATTTTATAGAAATTTCCTCAAAACTTAAGCCCACTTAAATCCAAGATTAAACAACAAAAATATTGTCAAAAAAAATCTAGATTTTACTGAAAATCTTTATAAAAAATTGAGAATTTTCCTCCATTTAGCGCTTCAATAGAAACTTAAGAACACCCAAAATTCAACACAGACCATGCAATCTTCAGTCGCCCCTCCCACCTCAGACAAAAAAAATGCCTCGGCCAAGCCTGCGGCCAAAGATAAACGCTTCAAAGCCTTAGATGTAACCATGAAGCGCAATCAATATCGCCAAGATGCCCTGATTGAAATCCTGCACAAAGCTCAAGGAGCCTTTGGTTATCTTGAAGAAGAAGTCCTAGAATACATTGCCCGCAACCTCAAACTCCCCTTGAGTCGAGTCTACGGAGTCGCAACCTTCTATCATCTCTTCTCCCTCAAACCGTCCGGCGCTCATACCTGCGTCGTTTGTATGGGAACAGCTTGCTACGTCAAAGGAGGAGATAAAGTCTTAGCTGCCCTCGAAGACCATACGGGCGTTCATTCTGGAGAAACCACCCCCGACGGACAAGTTTCTCTCGTTACTGCCCGGTGTATCGGAGCGTGCGGCATCGCCCCTGCTGTTGTGTTTGATGGTCAAGTGGCTGCCCAGCAAACCCCAGAATCGGTGATTGAGCGCATAAAAGGCTGGCAAGAGTAGAGGGGGATAGGGAGATGGGGAGGATGGAAACTATTGCCTATTGCCTATTCCCCCACCCCGGTACACATAATGATTACGGAGAACACTTATGGAATTTAGCGAACTGCAAGACCTAGCCGAACAGGAGAAACAAGCCCAGAAACCTACCAGAGTCCATTGCTGTACATCAACTGGATGCCAAGCTGCTCAATCTTTAGCCGTCAAAAAAGGTATGGAACAAGCCGTTAAAGATCAAGGCTTGCAAGAAGAGGTGCAAATTGTTGGTGTAGGTTGCATGGGATTTTGTGGGCAAGGGCCCATTGTTCAGATCGATTCGGAATCTTCAGAAGCGGCTGATGGACTCTATTATGAAAAAGTGACTCCAGAGCAAGCGCCCTCTATTATTGACGGCTTAAAGGGAGGAGCGGTTACTGCCAATCAAGGTGATCCCAATCATCCCTTCTTCAGTCGTCAGTTCCCCATTGTGCGTGAGTACAGCGGCAAAATTGACCCAGAAAGTATTGGTGAATACCTGGCCATGGGAGGCTATCAGTCCCTGTATCATGCCGTCTATGAAATGTCTCCAGAAGAGGTAATCGCAGAAATTACGAAAGCTGGACTTCGGGGACGGGGAGGTGCAGGTTATCCTACCGGATTAAAGTGGGCGACCATGGCGAAAATGCCCTCTGGACAAAAATACGTCATTTGTAACGCCGATGAAGGAGACCCCGGCGCATTTATGGATCGTTCTGTACTCGAGAGCGATCCTCATCGAATTTTAGAAGGAATGGCGATCGCCGGATACGCCGTCGGAGCCAACCAAGGCTACATCTACGTCCGCGCCGAATATCCCCTCGCCATTACCCGCCTCGAAAAAGCCATCAGACAAGCCAAACGGCAAGGCTTCCTCGGCTCCGGTATCCTCGGCTCGTCAATTGACTTTAACATTGCCATTCGCGTCGGTGCAGGAGCCTTCGTTTGCGGCGAAGAAACAGCCCTCATTGCCTCCATCGATGGCGGACGCGGAGTCCCTCGTCCCCGTCCTCCCTATCCTGCTGTTTCCGGACTCTGGGGAGAACCCACCTTAATCAATAACGTAGAAACCCTGGGTAACATTGCCCCCATTATCCGCAATGGTTCAGACTGGTTTGCTGGTATTGGTACAGAAAAAAGCAAAGGCACCAAAATTTTCTCCCTCACTGGAAAAGTGTGCAATAACGGCCTGATTGAAGTGCCCATGGGAATTACCTTACGGGAAATTGTCGAAGTGATGGGGGGCGGAGTCCCCGATGGCGGCCAAGTGAAAGCAGTGCAAACCGGTGGTCCCTCTGGCGGTTGTATTCCGGCTGAATATATGGATACCCCCGTAGACTATGACTCTCTGACTAAACTCGGTTCCATGATGGGTTCAGGAGGAATGGTGGTCATGGATGACTCCACCAACATGGTACAGGTGGCCCAATTTTACATGGAATTTTGCCAGGAAGAATCTTGTGGTAAATGCATTCCCTGTCGCACCGGAACCGTGCAAATGTACGAACTGTTGACCAAAGTCATTAAAGGAAAGGGAACCCTTGCAGACTTGGAAAACCTAGAAAATCTTTGTCAGATGGTGCGTGTAACCAGCTTATGCGGGTTAGGCATGAGTGCGCCCAACCCGGTGTTGAGTACGTTGCGCTATTTCAAATCTGAGTATGAGGAGTTCTTAGCTGTCAAGGCTTAACCCTCCCTCCATTTAGTTATTCTCGCTTTGCCTCATAAGGAGTGAAA from Roseofilum reptotaenium CS-1145 includes:
- the hoxE gene encoding bidirectional hydrogenase complex protein HoxE produces the protein MQSSVAPPTSDKKNASAKPAAKDKRFKALDVTMKRNQYRQDALIEILHKAQGAFGYLEEEVLEYIARNLKLPLSRVYGVATFYHLFSLKPSGAHTCVVCMGTACYVKGGDKVLAALEDHTGVHSGETTPDGQVSLVTARCIGACGIAPAVVFDGQVAAQQTPESVIERIKGWQE
- a CDS encoding NuoF family protein; this translates as MEFSELQDLAEQEKQAQKPTRVHCCTSTGCQAAQSLAVKKGMEQAVKDQGLQEEVQIVGVGCMGFCGQGPIVQIDSESSEAADGLYYEKVTPEQAPSIIDGLKGGAVTANQGDPNHPFFSRQFPIVREYSGKIDPESIGEYLAMGGYQSLYHAVYEMSPEEVIAEITKAGLRGRGGAGYPTGLKWATMAKMPSGQKYVICNADEGDPGAFMDRSVLESDPHRILEGMAIAGYAVGANQGYIYVRAEYPLAITRLEKAIRQAKRQGFLGSGILGSSIDFNIAIRVGAGAFVCGEETALIASIDGGRGVPRPRPPYPAVSGLWGEPTLINNVETLGNIAPIIRNGSDWFAGIGTEKSKGTKIFSLTGKVCNNGLIEVPMGITLREIVEVMGGGVPDGGQVKAVQTGGPSGGCIPAEYMDTPVDYDSLTKLGSMMGSGGMVVMDDSTNMVQVAQFYMEFCQEESCGKCIPCRTGTVQMYELLTKVIKGKGTLADLENLENLCQMVRVTSLCGLGMSAPNPVLSTLRYFKSEYEEFLAVKA